GGTTGACCTACTTGGTTTGTGAAAAAAAAGGCGCTAGTCTGGCTTCGCTGTTCGTCAAACTCACACAGAGGTATTCCAAATGTCCAAGATCCTGACCGCTCTGCTTGCAGGTCTGTTCGCTCTTTCGATTGCTGCGTGCAGCAAATCCGAACCGCAAGCTGCCGAAGGTGCAGCTGAAACTGCAACGGGTGCCGAACATCCGCAAGCTGCTGAAGGCAATGCCGAAACCGCTACTGGCGCTGCGCAACCGCAAGCAGCTGAAGGCAACGCCGAAACCGCTACTGGCGCTGCTCAACCGCAAGCCGCCGAAGGCAACGCCGAAACCGCTACTGGCGCTGCGCAACCGCAAGCCGCCGAAGGCAACGCCGAAAACGCGACTGCTCCGGCGAAGTAACATTCTGATGCCGACAGCGAGGATGCCTATATCACTCGCTGCATCGGCTGCATATATTGAAAGGACAGCAATTGCTGTCCTTTCTTTTCTTGGGGGCAAGATGAAACAGAAGGTACGTTTAGGACTGTGCAGCTTGGGCCTTATGTTGCTGCTGGCTGCGTGTTGCGAGAAGGTAAGCACTGAAAGCAAGCCTACCGCTAAAGTCAACAAGACATTCAAGTTCGTGTACTCCCCCCCGAAGAACCCCGATCTGAAGCCGTATTTCGAATTACTGCAGCAGCGAAAAGCGCAAGAAGGGATGGAGCCTATCCTGGCGCTGGTCAACTGGCCTGATGGGATGACCTTGGAGACCAAGGAGTGCGGGCAGGCCAACGCATTCTATTGGCCAGGTAAATCGCTGATCGTGACCTGCTACGAGATGTATAAGGACATGCGTGACAAGGCCGAAGCGCAGATGCAACACCGTTCTGCCGAATACCGCCGTCGCGTCACTATCGGTGGCATGAAATTCCTGTTTCTCCATGAGCTAGGGCACGGCTTCTTCGATATTTTCAAGGTGCCCATCATTGGAAATCCAGAAGATGCGGCTGATGCGTTTGCGATCTATGCATTGCTGAAATCAAAAAATCCCGAAGTGCATTGGATACTGCAAGGTGCGAAATTCTTCTTCATGAAAAACCATGCAGACTTTGGCAGCACCAAAGATTTACAATTCGGTGCATTTGCTGATGCCCATCCACTCCACCAGCAGCGCTATTTCAATATGCTCTGCTTTGCTTATGGCAGCGATCCCAAGCACTACGGCTTCCTTGTGGAAAAGGGCTATCTGCCAGAAGGGCGGGCCAAGTCTTGCCCTCAGGACTGGCGACGACTGGATGAATCCATGAAGCAGCTTGTCACCCCGCATCTGGATCAGACCGAGTTGAAAAAGCGTCAAGCCATGCTAAGTGCCAAGCAAGACCCGGAAGCCTATGATGCGTCGAGTATCGATGCACTGAAACGTGAAGGTGAATCAACAAAGAAATGAAGATGTCCCTTGTCGTGACAAGGTGTTCCGCATTATTGAAGCCACCGGTTCAGGAGGGCTGTCGAAGGGGGAGGGCGATTGCCGGTGGAGCGCTGGCGGTCGCCCTGCTCGGTTTGGCGGCCTGCGGGAAAGAGCGTCCTGCTTTACTACCGCAGGCGGCAGATCCTCCCCCGCCACAGATCGGTAAATTGCGTATTGCATATACGCCGCCGGAGCAACAAGCGCTCGAGCCCTATTACAGCTATATGAAGGGTTCCAACGTCCAGGCGACCATGTTACCGATATTGAAGCTGGTTAACTGGCCGCATGAT
This region of Chitinolyticbacter meiyuanensis genomic DNA includes:
- a CDS encoding DUF4344 domain-containing metallopeptidase, with protein sequence MQLKLQRVPNIRKLLKAMPKPLLALRNRKQLKATPKPLLALLNRKPPKATPKPLLALRNRKPPKATPKTRLLRRSNILMPTARMPISLAASAAYIERTAIAVLSFLGGKMKQKVRLGLCSLGLMLLLAACCEKVSTESKPTAKVNKTFKFVYSPPKNPDLKPYFELLQQRKAQEGMEPILALVNWPDGMTLETKECGQANAFYWPGKSLIVTCYEMYKDMRDKAEAQMQHRSAEYRRRVTIGGMKFLFLHELGHGFFDIFKVPIIGNPEDAADAFAIYALLKSKNPEVHWILQGAKFFFMKNHADFGSTKDLQFGAFADAHPLHQQRYFNMLCFAYGSDPKHYGFLVEKGYLPEGRAKSCPQDWRRLDESMKQLVTPHLDQTELKKRQAMLSAKQDPEAYDASSIDALKREGESTKK